The following proteins come from a genomic window of Nostoc sp. TCL26-01:
- the murC gene encoding UDP-N-acetylmuramate--L-alanine ligase, whose translation MSNSVDFGGRPFHFIGIGGIGMSALAYLLVKRHLPVSGSDIRPNHITRQLESIGAHIFAKQEASNFEFFDINVDANGVESNTQQKIPAAKLPQVVCSTAINTNNLEYKAALELGCPIFHRSDVLAALIADYHSIAVAGTHGKTTTSCMIGYMLLAAGLDPTILVGGEVNAWEGNARLGESRYLVAEADESDGSLVKHAPEIGIITNIELDHPDHYETLEEVIETFQTFAKGCKTLIGSIDCATVRDLLHNSSADRLKSTITYSLHQDTNADYTVSNIDYRAEGTTALVWEKGKALGVLKLKLLSRHNLSNALSAVAVGRLLGLEFGDIAKGIASFEGARRRFEFRGEVDGITFIDDYAHHPSEIRATLAAARLQARPGQRVVAIFQPHRYSRTLAFLAEFAQSFSHADLVVLTDIYSAGEPNLGQISGEQLAEAIAKADSQVVYQPTLSAVSEYLLQTLRPGDLALFLGAGNLNQVIPEIITTLCEPATATL comes from the coding sequence ATGAGTAATAGCGTAGATTTTGGCGGCAGACCATTTCATTTTATCGGAATCGGCGGTATAGGGATGTCTGCCCTGGCATATTTACTAGTCAAGCGCCATCTGCCGGTCTCCGGTTCGGACATTCGTCCCAACCACATTACTAGACAATTAGAATCTATCGGCGCACATATTTTTGCTAAACAAGAAGCTAGTAATTTTGAATTTTTTGATATTAATGTCGATGCTAATGGAGTAGAATCAAATACTCAACAAAAAATCCCTGCGGCAAAACTACCCCAAGTTGTTTGTTCGACAGCAATTAATACCAATAATTTAGAATACAAAGCAGCTTTGGAATTAGGCTGTCCGATTTTTCATCGTTCAGATGTATTAGCAGCTTTAATTGCTGACTACCATAGCATAGCTGTTGCCGGCACTCATGGCAAAACTACCACTAGTTGCATGATTGGTTATATGTTACTAGCAGCTGGTTTAGATCCGACAATTCTGGTGGGTGGAGAAGTAAATGCTTGGGAAGGTAACGCTAGACTGGGAGAAAGTCGCTATTTAGTTGCTGAAGCAGACGAATCAGATGGTTCTCTAGTGAAGCACGCCCCGGAAATTGGCATCATCACCAATATTGAACTAGATCATCCCGACCACTACGAAACCCTAGAAGAAGTAATTGAAACATTTCAAACATTTGCCAAGGGTTGCAAAACTTTAATTGGCAGTATTGATTGTGCCACCGTGCGCGATTTACTACACAACAGCTCTGCCGATCGCCTAAAATCCACAATTACTTACAGTCTCCATCAAGACACCAACGCTGACTACACAGTTAGTAATATCGACTACCGTGCTGAAGGGACTACAGCCCTAGTCTGGGAAAAAGGTAAGGCTTTAGGCGTGTTGAAATTAAAACTCCTGAGTCGCCATAACCTGAGTAATGCTTTATCAGCCGTAGCGGTTGGGCGTTTGTTGGGCTTAGAATTTGGGGACATTGCCAAAGGTATTGCTAGCTTTGAAGGTGCAAGACGGCGCTTTGAGTTTCGGGGCGAAGTCGATGGGATTACCTTCATTGATGATTATGCTCATCACCCCAGTGAGATTCGCGCCACCCTAGCCGCAGCTCGTCTGCAAGCTAGACCTGGACAAAGAGTAGTTGCCATTTTTCAACCTCATCGCTATAGTCGCACCTTGGCTTTTTTAGCCGAGTTTGCTCAATCCTTCAGTCATGCTGACTTGGTGGTACTGACAGATATCTACAGTGCAGGTGAACCCAACTTAGGGCAAATCAGTGGTGAGCAATTAGCTGAGGCAATTGCCAAAGCAGACTCACAAGTAGTTTATCAGCCAACCTTATCAGCAGTGAGTGAATACTTACTCCAAACTCTCCGTCCTGGAGATTTGGCCCTGTTCTTGGGTGCTGGTAACTTAAACCAAGTAATTCCAGAAATTATTACTACACTGTGCGAACCTGCTACAGCTACATTGTGA
- the nadD gene encoding nicotinate (nicotinamide) nucleotide adenylyltransferase — translation MQHIAIFGGTFDPIHYGHLLIAETALEQIPIEKVIWVPSRNPPHKKAAAFEHRLSMLQLATRDHPAFTVSSVEMNHAGTSYAIDTLINLSAGYPNTYWYWIVGLDTFQTLPRWYRGHELAQMCNWLVAPRLLGGETIAQSELICKQVKQQLENQSDAIHWHLLHIPLMGVSSSLVRKLYRAGKSIRYLVPEDVKHYIADHDLYSDKSE, via the coding sequence ATACAGCACATAGCAATTTTCGGCGGTACATTTGACCCCATCCATTATGGGCATTTACTGATAGCCGAGACGGCTTTAGAGCAAATACCCATTGAAAAAGTCATTTGGGTTCCATCCCGCAATCCACCCCACAAAAAAGCGGCCGCATTTGAGCATCGTTTATCAATGCTGCAATTAGCTACAAGAGATCACCCAGCGTTTACTGTTTCCTCGGTGGAAATGAATCACGCTGGAACTTCCTATGCGATTGATACATTGATCAACTTATCTGCTGGCTATCCAAATACTTATTGGTACTGGATAGTGGGTTTGGATACCTTCCAAACCTTACCTCGTTGGTATCGTGGACACGAACTAGCACAAATGTGTAATTGGTTAGTAGCACCCAGATTGCTAGGTGGTGAGACTATAGCTCAAAGCGAGCTGATCTGCAAGCAAGTGAAGCAACAACTAGAAAATCAGTCAGATGCTATACACTGGCACTTATTGCATATACCCTTAATGGGAGTTTCGTCAAGTCTAGTTCGTAAACTTTATCGAGCAGGCAAGTCAATTCGCTATTTAGTACCAGAAGATGTCAAACATTACATTGCTGATCACGACCTCTACTCAGATAAATCTGAATAA
- a CDS encoding type I glyceraldehyde-3-phosphate dehydrogenase — protein MIRVAINGFGRIGRNFARCWLGRQNSNIELVAVNDTSDPRTNAHLLKYDSMLGKLKDVDITADDNSITVNGKTIKCVSDRNPENLPWKEWEIDLIIEATGVFTSKEGALKHVNAGAKKVLITAPGKNEDGTFVMGVNHHDYDHNVHHVISNASCTTNCLAPIAKVLNDKFGIIKGTMTTTHSYTGDQRLLDASHRDVRRARAAAINIVPTSTGAAKAVALVIPQLKGKLNGVALRVPTPNVSMVDFVVQVEKRTITEEVNQALKDAAEGQLKGILDYSELQLVSSDYQGTDASSIIDASLTLVMGNDLVKVMAWYDNEWGYSQRVLDLAELVAEKWV, from the coding sequence GTGATTAGAGTCGCAATCAATGGTTTCGGGCGCATCGGGCGTAATTTTGCACGTTGCTGGCTAGGCCGACAAAATAGCAATATAGAACTTGTAGCTGTTAATGACACATCCGATCCGAGAACTAATGCTCACCTCCTAAAGTATGACTCAATGCTTGGGAAGTTAAAGGATGTTGACATTACGGCTGATGATAACTCTATCACCGTTAACGGTAAGACCATCAAGTGCGTATCTGATCGCAACCCAGAAAACTTGCCCTGGAAAGAGTGGGAAATTGATTTAATCATCGAAGCTACTGGTGTATTTACCAGCAAAGAAGGAGCATTAAAGCACGTCAATGCTGGAGCTAAAAAGGTACTGATCACAGCCCCCGGTAAAAACGAGGATGGCACTTTTGTGATGGGTGTAAATCATCACGATTATGACCACAATGTACACCACGTTATCAGTAACGCTAGCTGTACAACCAATTGTCTAGCTCCCATTGCCAAGGTGTTGAACGATAAGTTTGGGATTATCAAAGGCACAATGACCACTACCCACAGCTACACTGGTGACCAGCGCTTGTTAGACGCTTCTCACCGTGATGTCCGTCGGGCAAGAGCAGCAGCTATCAACATCGTTCCTACTTCTACTGGTGCGGCTAAAGCAGTGGCACTGGTAATTCCACAACTCAAAGGCAAGCTGAATGGTGTTGCGTTGCGTGTACCTACCCCGAACGTCTCAATGGTAGATTTCGTCGTTCAGGTTGAGAAGCGTACTATTACGGAAGAAGTTAACCAAGCTCTGAAAGATGCAGCTGAAGGTCAACTCAAAGGCATTTTGGACTATAGCGAACTGCAATTAGTATCCTCGGATTACCAAGGAACTGATGCTTCTTCCATTATTGATGCTAGCTTGACTTTGGTTATGGGCAATGACCTAGTAAAAGTTATGGCATGGTATGACAACGAGTGGGGTTATAGCCAGCGCGTTCTCGATTTGGCTGAGTTAGTCGCCGAGAAGTGGGTTTAA
- the thiL gene encoding thiamine-phosphate kinase — protein MTKVKDIGEQGLLERLQCFCPPEIVGDDAAVLVTAPEQSLVVTTDMLVDGVHFSQITTSPEDAGWRAAAANLSDLAAMGASPLGMTVALGLPGDLEVSWVESLYQGMTECLQQYNTPIVGGDIVRSPITTVSITAFGQVHPQKIIRRSTAKVGDAIVVTGIHGASHAGLQLLLHPEIGKDLTTTEKTALITAHQRPQPRLDVLPLLWKILESPLLTPITGMDSSDGLADAILQICRTSGVGAVIESANIPLPKVFNHWLSPEQAIKYALYGGEDFELVLCLPPDSANILLEHLEQNAAIVGTITPGSTVLLHHQNEKIPDQVLKLSQGFQHFGQ, from the coding sequence ATGACTAAAGTTAAAGATATTGGCGAACAAGGCCTTTTAGAAAGATTACAGTGTTTCTGCCCACCAGAAATTGTTGGTGATGATGCGGCGGTATTGGTGACAGCACCAGAACAATCTTTAGTTGTCACCACAGATATGCTCGTTGACGGTGTGCATTTTAGTCAGATTACTACATCCCCAGAAGATGCAGGTTGGCGGGCTGCGGCTGCTAATTTGTCTGATTTGGCGGCGATGGGTGCTTCACCCTTGGGGATGACTGTAGCTTTGGGACTTCCAGGAGATTTAGAGGTTAGTTGGGTAGAAAGCTTATACCAGGGCATGACAGAATGCCTGCAACAATACAATACTCCAATTGTTGGTGGAGATATAGTGCGATCGCCCATCACCACAGTTTCCATTACCGCTTTTGGTCAAGTCCACCCCCAGAAAATTATCCGCCGTTCTACTGCTAAAGTTGGAGATGCGATCGTTGTCACAGGTATTCATGGAGCCTCTCACGCAGGCTTACAATTGCTCTTACACCCCGAAATAGGCAAAGACCTTACCACCACAGAAAAGACGGCTCTAATCACAGCACACCAGCGTCCCCAGCCACGATTAGATGTTCTACCCCTCCTCTGGAAAATCCTCGAATCCCCACTCCTTACTCCCATCACCGGCATGGATAGCAGTGATGGTTTAGCCGACGCTATCTTACAAATCTGTCGCACCAGTGGAGTCGGTGCTGTCATCGAAAGCGCAAACATCCCTTTACCAAAAGTATTTAATCACTGGCTCTCACCAGAACAAGCCATCAAATACGCTCTCTACGGTGGTGAAGACTTCGAGCTAGTCTTATGTTTACCCCCAGATTCAGCCAATATTTTATTAGAACACTTAGAGCAAAATGCCGCCATTGTCGGCACTATCACACCCGGTTCAACAGTCCTATTACACCATCAAAACGAAAAAATCCCTGACCAAGTACTCAAACTCAGCCAGGGATTTCAACATTTTGGCCAGTAG
- a CDS encoding Uma2 family endonuclease — MVATPVKKLTFEEYLAYDDGSGFHHELVDGRLELMNPPTFEHCFIAKFLEQLLDEEIKRLGLPWLTCREVGVRTGKNKSRLTDLCVAMQEQVRDLLKASAVFESAPLLIVEVVSPDSIKRDYRYKRSEYAAVEVPEYWIVDPLERKISVLLLEDGLYEETVFTGDEKIISRMFPEIAIAVAQVLKAGNI; from the coding sequence ATGGTCGCTACGCCTGTAAAAAAGCTTACATTTGAAGAATACTTAGCTTATGATGACGGTAGTGGTTTTCACCATGAATTAGTTGATGGCAGACTGGAATTAATGAACCCTCCAACTTTTGAACATTGCTTTATTGCTAAATTTCTAGAACAATTGCTGGATGAAGAAATCAAGCGGTTAGGTTTACCTTGGTTGACTTGTCGAGAAGTTGGGGTGAGGACAGGGAAAAATAAATCTCGGTTAACTGATTTGTGTGTGGCGATGCAGGAACAAGTACGCGATTTGCTGAAGGCTTCGGCTGTATTTGAGTCAGCACCATTGTTAATTGTAGAGGTGGTTAGCCCGGATTCTATTAAGCGCGACTATCGTTATAAGCGGTCTGAGTATGCGGCGGTGGAAGTCCCAGAATATTGGATTGTAGACCCGTTAGAGAGAAAGATTTCGGTGCTACTGTTGGAAGATGGATTGTATGAAGAAACAGTATTTACTGGTGATGAAAAAATTATATCGCGGATGTTTCCAGAAATAGCGATCGCAGTGGCACAGGTTTTAAAAGCAGGTAATATTTAA
- a CDS encoding LysR substrate-binding domain-containing protein, producing MSIYEIDLQQFKYAIALYDQQGITRTAEYLNIDRGFLSREITSLEKRLEFQVFKTRTSPVKLTDAGNEFLTVARHIINQFEQQFELCQQLDRAEKERINIGINISMSNSLLPRIIRKFNQQFPAGKIMLYEMPSYEQIEKLRHQEIDLGFFHRHNLENTQRNNDIFDCKSILKEKLVIVLPENHRFAKQTSISLKTLANEQFILPPEHLLNSLRKQINSLCQEAGFPPKVRQEAAWMSTILSLVAGEMGISLLPANVENLGRNGVVYRDIQEQSPILEIVAVWRKDNESVVLQNFLQGIEDV from the coding sequence ATGAGCATATATGAAATAGACTTGCAACAATTTAAGTATGCGATCGCTTTATATGATCAACAGGGAATTACGAGAACTGCTGAATATTTGAACATCGATAGAGGCTTTTTGAGTAGAGAAATCACATCTCTAGAAAAACGCTTAGAGTTCCAAGTATTTAAAACCAGAACAAGTCCAGTGAAATTAACAGATGCGGGTAATGAGTTTTTAACTGTAGCTCGTCACATCATCAATCAATTTGAGCAACAATTTGAATTATGTCAACAATTAGATCGGGCTGAAAAAGAGCGAATCAATATAGGAATTAATATATCTATGTCTAACAGTTTATTACCCAGAATCATCAGGAAATTCAACCAACAGTTTCCAGCAGGAAAAATAATGTTATATGAAATGCCGTCCTACGAACAAATTGAGAAATTGCGACACCAAGAAATAGATTTAGGCTTCTTTCATCGACATAACTTAGAAAATACCCAAAGAAATAATGATATATTTGATTGCAAGAGTATTCTCAAAGAAAAACTAGTCATCGTTTTACCAGAAAACCATCGTTTTGCTAAACAAACCAGCATTTCATTAAAGACATTGGCAAATGAACAATTTATTTTGCCACCAGAACATCTATTAAATAGCTTACGCAAGCAGATTAATAGTCTTTGTCAAGAGGCGGGTTTTCCGCCTAAAGTTAGACAAGAAGCAGCTTGGATGTCAACAATTTTGAGTTTAGTTGCTGGGGAAATGGGGATTTCATTACTACCAGCTAATGTGGAAAATTTGGGACGAAATGGAGTAGTCTATCGTGATATTCAAGAACAATCACCAATATTAGAAATCGTTGCTGTTTGGCGTAAAGATAATGAATCTGTTGTTTTGCAAAATTTTTTGCAAGGGATTGAAGATGTATGA
- a CDS encoding aspartoacylase, with translation MSKTGDLMKVFSDMLMTTKQLVKEKIVMELNNHSINSVLIVGGTHGNELTGVCFVKRVQQHPELIHRATFESLTLLANPQAIKAGRRYIDKDLNRSFSEESLEDASLVNYEDLLAKKLNYLYGQNGKYPVDFIVDLHSTTSQMGVTILLDDDKQFNLQLAAYLSSLDPEIKIYSSGSSGRGKHGLRSLAKFAIGIEVGAIPQGVVNADLFLKTQTIVYEVLDYLELYNQNKLPTFTNSFTLYKYLEKIDYPRNEQGEITAMIHPQIQFKDYQALNPNDPMFLTFDGQTITYAGESPAYPIFINEAAYYEQSTAMCLTQKHQITI, from the coding sequence TTGTCTAAAACAGGTGATCTGATGAAGGTTTTTTCAGATATGTTGATGACAACAAAACAACTCGTCAAAGAAAAAATAGTAATGGAACTTAATAATCATTCTATCAATAGTGTTTTGATTGTAGGCGGAACTCATGGAAATGAGTTGACTGGAGTATGTTTCGTTAAACGGGTTCAACAACATCCTGAACTAATTCATAGAGCTACTTTTGAAAGCCTAACTTTGTTAGCCAACCCTCAAGCCATTAAAGCCGGAAGAAGATACATCGATAAAGATTTGAATCGCTCCTTTTCAGAGGAAAGTTTAGAGGATGCAAGTCTAGTTAATTATGAAGATTTGTTAGCTAAAAAACTTAATTATTTGTATGGACAGAATGGTAAATATCCTGTGGATTTCATAGTAGATTTGCATAGTACCACTTCGCAAATGGGCGTGACTATTCTTTTAGATGATGATAAGCAATTTAATTTGCAATTAGCTGCTTATTTAAGTTCTTTAGATCCTGAAATAAAAATTTATAGTTCTGGAAGCTCTGGACGTGGTAAACATGGGCTGCGATCGCTTGCTAAATTCGCTATTGGTATTGAAGTAGGTGCAATACCTCAAGGTGTTGTAAACGCAGATTTATTTCTCAAAACTCAAACAATAGTTTACGAAGTTTTAGACTATCTGGAACTTTACAACCAGAATAAATTACCCACATTTACTAATAGTTTTACTTTGTATAAATATCTAGAAAAAATTGATTATCCGCGTAATGAACAAGGAGAGATTACAGCCATGATTCATCCTCAGATTCAGTTTAAGGATTATCAAGCTTTAAATCCTAATGATCCTATGTTTTTAACATTTGATGGTCAAACAATAACCTATGCAGGTGAATCTCCAGCATACCCTATATTCATAAATGAAGCCGCCTATTATGAACAAAGTACAGCGATGTGTTTAACTCAAAAACACCAAATAACAATTTAG
- a CDS encoding DUF1036 domain-containing protein — protein sequence MKRHQSLCVSLLSLASFLGLGAKVQAQYVDPWINPVPIYGGDRNPIIPVVPDSRSSSPQTFPKILTICNKSKQRQVNVAYAYHNGQKWVKEGWRNILRGQCSTLSSNVMSQYVYYYAEGSQGGRWTGDKALCIHPTQTFSIGERPMKDCTTPYILRPFVVVDTGTSPQYRITLTD from the coding sequence ATGAAAAGACATCAATCCTTATGTGTTAGCTTATTATCTTTAGCATCGTTTCTAGGGTTAGGTGCTAAGGTACAGGCACAGTATGTAGATCCTTGGATCAATCCAGTACCTATATATGGTGGAGATAGAAATCCAATCATACCTGTAGTACCAGACTCTCGCAGTTCTTCGCCTCAAACTTTTCCAAAGATATTGACCATCTGTAATAAAAGCAAACAACGGCAAGTTAATGTGGCTTATGCTTACCATAATGGTCAAAAATGGGTAAAAGAAGGTTGGCGTAACATTCTGCGAGGGCAATGTTCAACGCTCAGTTCTAATGTAATGTCCCAGTATGTTTATTACTATGCTGAGGGAAGTCAGGGAGGAAGATGGACTGGGGATAAAGCATTATGTATACATCCAACACAGACCTTTTCTATTGGTGAGCGTCCCATGAAAGATTGTACTACTCCCTATATACTACGACCATTTGTAGTTGTAGATACTGGAACTTCTCCTCAATACAGAATTACTCTAACAGATTGA
- a CDS encoding peptidylprolyl isomerase encodes MLKLLKSWLKNSLVAILLVTIFLGINTAGWTPSSRAALPSGNAITDGKALLRYALPINNKPVRELQASLEDISNQLRANKRWGAVSKDLSKASRILDKPSQILASVPEERQSQAESWINELKSGVAKVEELTQAKDKEKILQERAKLLNLVSLIEESMVKEFPFEVPDEYSNLPQLKGRATIAIKTNKGDLTVVVDGYSAPVTAGNFVDLVQRGFYNGLEFTRSEESYVLQTGDPPGKEQGFIDPTTGKYRAIPLEILVEGDKKPTYGITLEDAGRYLDMPVLPFSSFGALAMARPESQVDGGSSQVFFFLFEPELTPAGRNLLDGRYSVFGYLTEGKDILDTLKAGDKIESATVTQGIENLVQPQTA; translated from the coding sequence ATGCTTAAGTTATTAAAATCCTGGCTGAAGAACAGCCTCGTGGCAATACTGTTGGTAACAATATTTTTAGGCATAAATACAGCTGGCTGGACTCCCTCCAGTAGAGCCGCCTTGCCATCTGGAAATGCAATTACTGACGGCAAAGCTCTATTACGTTATGCACTCCCGATAAATAATAAGCCAGTCCGTGAACTGCAAGCCAGTTTAGAAGATATTTCTAACCAACTGCGGGCGAATAAAAGATGGGGTGCAGTCTCTAAAGACCTGAGTAAAGCATCCCGCATTCTTGATAAACCTTCACAAATCCTAGCAAGCGTTCCGGAAGAACGCCAATCTCAAGCCGAGAGTTGGATTAATGAATTAAAATCTGGCGTAGCGAAAGTGGAAGAACTGACGCAAGCCAAAGATAAAGAAAAGATTCTGCAAGAAAGGGCCAAATTACTTAATTTAGTCTCTTTAATCGAAGAATCAATGGTGAAGGAATTTCCCTTTGAAGTTCCTGACGAGTACAGTAATCTGCCTCAACTCAAAGGACGCGCCACCATAGCCATCAAAACCAACAAAGGTGATTTGACTGTAGTGGTAGACGGTTACAGCGCTCCTGTAACTGCTGGTAACTTTGTGGATTTGGTGCAACGAGGTTTTTATAACGGGTTAGAATTTACTCGTTCCGAAGAATCCTACGTCCTACAAACAGGAGATCCCCCAGGTAAAGAACAAGGTTTTATCGACCCCACGACAGGTAAATATCGGGCTATTCCCTTAGAAATTCTCGTCGAAGGTGATAAAAAGCCAACATACGGCATTACTCTCGAAGATGCTGGTCGTTATCTCGATATGCCAGTTCTACCATTCTCTTCCTTTGGGGCATTAGCAATGGCTCGTCCAGAAAGCCAAGTTGATGGTGGTTCTTCTCAAGTCTTCTTCTTCTTGTTTGAACCAGAACTCACCCCAGCCGGACGTAACCTCTTAGATGGTCGTTACTCAGTTTTTGGCTATCTAACGGAAGGTAAAGATATTCTCGATACCCTCAAAGCTGGTGACAAAATTGAATCAGCTACCGTCACTCAAGGCATAGAAAACTTAGTCCAACCCCAAACAGCTTAA